The genomic stretch GAAACACCTGGGCCAGCCAGCGGTCCACCTGGGGCAATTCCCGGCAGTCCTGCAGCTGTTTCCAGATGCGATAAAGATGCAGCGTTCGCGGATTCTCCGCGAAAAATAATCGCGCTGTCATAGCATTGAAGATTGGAGAAGACTCAGCGAAGCGGCTGAACCTGCATGCGGACGGGTTTTGGGATCACGACGGGCCAAAGCCAGAAAAGAGCGCGGCTCGTCCGTTTCATTATTCAGAAAATGTTCCGCCAGCTGATCGCCGTGAAGTTCCTCGGCTGCCGTGAGCGAGCGATCCGCGATGCGAAGACCCGCACCTCCAGTCATCACCGCTGTCACATTCCAACCAGGAAGCCAGGGACGCAGGCTGGTTTGCGGCGGTACGATGCCGCGGAAAAGCGAAGTCTCCGGCGCAGCGAAGATCATATCCCAGGTGGGAACGCCTTTGGCGGCGATACTTTCACCCTGCTCGCGGAAAATGCGGATGGACGGAATGCTGAGGCCGCGGAGCGCTTCAGGCTTGACGATTTCGACTTCGACGGCATCACAGCTGCCGCGCAGAACATCCACAGGATGCGGCGCCAGGATGAAGGCGGCGACGGCCTCGGCGGCGCTTTCGATAAGACGAAAATGTCCTTGCGTCAAAATAAAGCTGACTTCCTTGACGAGCGAGGAGTAATCCACGCTCTGACACAACTGGCCGGACTTCGCCGCCAGACTGGTATCGAGGTACATCACCAGCTGCAGATGCAGCGGTTGAGTTTTCAGCTTTTCCTCGGGATAAATGCCAATCGTACAGGGGACAACGAAATCCCTCAGACGGATTTCATCGAGGATACGACCGGTTTTCTTTGAGCGTACGCGCATTGTGCCTCTCCCAGGGCCATGGTTGTATTACGCCCTTTCTCCATTGGCAAGCTGACCTTGATCCCTCTTGTGAAAAAGTCAGGGTGACAAGTCGTGAAGCTGACTAGGCAAGACTCCGTCGCCTGTGATAAGTTGCCGCCGCATGCTGCTCTTGG from Oligoflexus sp. encodes the following:
- a CDS encoding dihydroneopterin aldolase, which translates into the protein MRVRSKKTGRILDEIRLRDFVVPCTIGIYPEEKLKTQPLHLQLVMYLDTSLAAKSGQLCQSVDYSSLVKEVSFILTQGHFRLIESAAEAVAAFILAPHPVDVLRGSCDAVEVEIVKPEALRGLSIPSIRIFREQGESIAAKGVPTWDMIFAAPETSLFRGIVPPQTSLRPWLPGWNVTAVMTGGAGLRIADRSLTAAEELHGDQLAEHFLNNETDEPRSFLALARRDPKTRPHAGSAASLSLLQSSML